In Corynebacterium aquatimens, one genomic interval encodes:
- a CDS encoding beta strand repeat-containing protein, producing the protein MSRRLPFRTAIAGLTALTIVTPSIYPAGLSPIAIAQVREDHSEENQLSFNQPPATVAYNTAANFTVNVPNADGGSVQFFLDNVAVGTPVTVTGGQAIGTITPKSFLEHTVTARFVDKNGFNPREDVTVNFNTPVNIPPERKSGNSPEYDSYTSTVNGKTGTVDNPVSIQPGTEITVRGVMNVPSSSKIYEFGLNPAPGAAFVSGKSITPNKTKLKSPLGTWEGSNLPVNPGFFAVLLEPGLFTNYSGNQTVEGKFTAPTTPGVYFTQLATYKYFNNSTYFLRRLDDSVYRVEKPELPEKNLRKEVTIEVPAGQTFEANVEGELKATVTTPGAKGTVVFTVGTTKLGSATVADDGTATIKHTFTEEGTPTVKATFTPKAGTNWAESSATETVTVKAPAGKTQSTIKFVDAPTTGTANGALTLPVQVGPTNIPGSIQLFEVAEDGTETPVAGATATVTDADNTAQLTYTPTSAGTKKLKAVFTPNDTANFIGSNATLNVEVAKKGTTLTLDGTPTEGVAGEELTLTATVANNVPGTVQFYDTTGDTDTKIGNAVPVTAENNKATTAYTPATSGTKNIKAVFTPTNQDAYNGTEATGEIEVAKKATTLTLDGTPTEGVAGEELTLTATVGNNVPGTVQFYDTTGDTDTKIGNAVPVTAENNKATTAYTPATSGTKNIKAVFTPTNTNAFNGTDATVDIEVAKKATTLTLDGTPTEGVAGEELTLTATVGNNVPGTVQFYDTTGDTDTKIGNAVPVTAENNTATAPYTPATSGTKNIKAVFTPTNTNAFNGTDATVDIEVAKKATTLTLDGTPTEGVAGEELTLTATVGNNVPGTVQFYDTTGDTDTKIGNAVPVTAENNTATAPYTPATSGTKNIKAVFTPTNTNAFNGTDATVDIEVAKKATTLTLDGTPQTGTVGEELNLTATVGDNIPGSVQFYEVVDGTQTEIGLPADAPAGTATATHTPTSDGNKTYKAVFTPTNQDVYNGDDATWTVNVAKKTVGFTLEAESDKFAGDQITVTATVDPALEGTVEFFDNGVSIGTATVDKQTGVATLTDTFTTGNHPLSAVFTPQDSATYNSPSANTNLYVKERGRKATTTTVTADPNQVTLGQSTTLTANVTPGVQGHVIFSDEDGSLGWAPVNNGAASFTYMPKSGGTKTVTAQFVPTGGAVDTHNGSNGSTTVTVDASNVPTQQTTIALIGPAKDYVGENFTLTAMVAPREAKGTITLYDGPNQVDSQSLSDGRAKFTVSRNNPGSYEFKAVFVPEQNSPYATSEDSHAVTIDEKPVTTTTVSTTTTEPTTVTNITTTTEPTTVRETETKTETTVTTEPTTLRETETKTETTVTTQPTTVINTTTTTEPTTVTNTTTTTEPTTLRETETKTETTVTTQPTTVTNTTTTTEPTTIRETETKTETTTNTTTTTQPTTVTNTTTTTEPTTIRETETTVTTQPTTVTNTTTTTEPTTVRETETKTETTTTTQPTTVTNTTTTTEPTTVTNTTTETKTETTVTTQPTTVTNTTTTTEPTTVRETETETKTETTVTTEPTTVRETETKTNTTTTTQPTTVTNTTTETKTNTTTTTQPTTVTNTTTTTEPTTIRETETKTETTVTTEPTTLRETETKTETTVTTQPTTVTNTTTTTEPTTIRETETKTETTTNTTTTTQPTTVTNTTTTTEPTTLRETETKTNTTTTTEPTTIRETETKTETTVTTQPTTVTNTTTTTEPTTIRETETKTETTVTTEPTTLRETETKTETTVTTQPTTVTNTTTTTEPTTIRETETKTETTTNTTTTTQPTTVTNTTTTTQPTTVTNTTTTTQPTTVTNTTTSTEPTTVRETETKTNTTTTTAPTTVTNTTTTTEPTTVTNTTTTTQPTTVTNTTTTTQPTTVRETETETKTNTTTTTEPTTLRETETKTETTVTTEPTTIRETETKTETTVTTEPTTVRETETKTETTVTTEPTTVKETETVNKPTTAKETVRETVTETVAPVVDKPAAPAVDASEVKETELGRMITLVAGTAPGTKGTMHFELIDGTPLGEAAIGADGTARFTHTFTTPGVYEIHSYVKSANGVKGGYSVPFTVTVAEKNVAPGTSSAGASNASSTESKTGSSNDSKTGSSLSENGSSKTGIYAGIGVIITFLLGTIGLVVLKHPAVRDFFASIGIRY; encoded by the coding sequence GTGTCCCGTCGTCTCCCCTTCCGTACAGCTATTGCTGGTTTGACCGCCCTCACCATCGTCACCCCATCCATCTATCCGGCAGGCCTATCCCCCATCGCCATCGCGCAGGTACGTGAGGATCACTCGGAAGAGAACCAGCTCTCTTTCAATCAACCTCCCGCAACAGTTGCGTACAACACCGCCGCCAACTTCACCGTCAACGTCCCCAACGCCGACGGCGGGTCCGTGCAGTTCTTCCTGGACAATGTCGCGGTCGGCACCCCAGTAACCGTGACTGGCGGCCAGGCGATCGGCACCATCACGCCGAAGTCCTTCTTGGAGCACACCGTCACGGCCCGCTTCGTGGACAAGAACGGCTTTAACCCGCGTGAAGACGTCACGGTGAACTTCAACACGCCGGTGAACATCCCGCCGGAGCGGAAGAGCGGCAACAGCCCGGAGTACGACAGCTATACTTCGACGGTCAACGGTAAGACCGGCACCGTGGACAACCCAGTGTCGATCCAACCTGGGACCGAAATAACCGTCCGTGGCGTCATGAACGTGCCGTCGTCTTCAAAGATCTACGAATTTGGTTTGAACCCTGCTCCTGGGGCGGCTTTCGTCTCGGGCAAATCAATCACACCAAATAAGACCAAGTTGAAAAGTCCTCTGGGCACCTGGGAGGGCTCCAACCTCCCGGTAAACCCAGGCTTCTTCGCCGTGCTCCTCGAGCCGGGCTTGTTTACCAACTACTCAGGAAACCAAACCGTGGAGGGCAAGTTCACGGCCCCGACCACTCCAGGTGTCTATTTCACTCAACTTGCGACCTACAAGTACTTCAACAACTCCACATATTTCCTGCGCCGCTTGGATGATTCGGTGTACCGCGTCGAAAAGCCGGAGCTGCCAGAAAAGAACCTGCGCAAAGAGGTAACGATCGAGGTACCTGCCGGGCAGACGTTCGAGGCGAATGTTGAGGGCGAACTGAAGGCTACGGTCACCACGCCTGGTGCGAAAGGCACCGTCGTGTTCACGGTCGGCACGACCAAGTTGGGCTCCGCCACCGTTGCTGATGACGGCACAGCGACGATCAAGCACACCTTCACCGAAGAGGGCACTCCAACCGTCAAGGCAACATTCACGCCGAAGGCTGGCACGAACTGGGCGGAGTCCTCGGCAACCGAGACCGTCACAGTGAAGGCTCCGGCTGGTAAGACGCAGTCCACGATCAAGTTCGTCGACGCCCCGACCACAGGTACGGCCAACGGAGCACTGACGCTTCCGGTCCAGGTCGGTCCCACCAACATTCCCGGCTCCATCCAGCTGTTTGAGGTCGCCGAAGACGGAACCGAAACACCCGTTGCAGGCGCCACAGCAACCGTGACCGATGCAGACAACACCGCGCAGCTGACCTACACCCCGACCTCTGCAGGGACGAAGAAGCTCAAGGCTGTGTTCACCCCCAACGACACGGCAAACTTCATTGGCAGCAACGCAACGCTCAACGTCGAGGTCGCAAAGAAGGGCACGACGCTCACGCTCGACGGCACACCGACCGAAGGCGTTGCGGGTGAAGAACTGACGCTGACCGCAACCGTGGCCAACAACGTCCCCGGTACGGTCCAGTTCTACGACACCACCGGCGACACCGACACCAAGATCGGCAACGCCGTGCCGGTCACCGCAGAGAACAACAAAGCCACCACGGCGTACACCCCGGCAACGTCGGGCACGAAGAACATCAAGGCCGTCTTCACCCCCACCAACCAGGACGCTTACAACGGCACCGAAGCAACTGGCGAGATCGAGGTCGCCAAGAAGGCCACCACGCTCACGCTCGACGGCACACCGACCGAAGGCGTTGCGGGTGAAGAACTGACGCTGACCGCAACCGTCGGCAACAACGTCCCCGGTACGGTCCAGTTCTACGACACCACCGGCGACACCGACACCAAGATCGGCAACGCCGTGCCGGTCACCGCAGAGAACAACAAAGCCACCACGGCGTACACCCCGGCAACGTCGGGCACGAAGAACATCAAGGCCGTCTTCACCCCGACCAACACGAACGCGTTCAACGGTACCGACGCAACCGTCGACATTGAGGTCGCAAAGAAGGCCACCACGCTCACGCTCGACGGCACCCCGACCGAAGGCGTTGCGGGTGAAGAACTGACGCTGACCGCCACCGTCGGCAACAACGTCCCCGGTACGGTCCAGTTCTACGACACCACCGGCGACACCGACACCAAGATCGGCAACGCCGTGCCGGTCACCGCAGAGAACAACACAGCAACTGCGCCCTACACCCCGGCAACGTCGGGCACGAAGAACATCAAGGCCGTCTTCACCCCGACCAACACGAACGCGTTCAACGGTACCGACGCAACCGTCGACATTGAGGTCGCAAAGAAGGCCACCACGCTCACGCTCGACGGCACCCCGACCGAAGGCGTTGCGGGTGAAGAACTGACGCTGACCGCCACCGTCGGCAACAACGTCCCCGGTACGGTCCAGTTCTACGACACCACCGGCGACACCGACACCAAGATCGGCAACGCCGTGCCGGTCACCGCGGAGAACAACACAGCAACTGCGCCCTACACCCCGGCAACGTCGGGCACGAAGAACATCAAGGCCGTCTTCACCCCGACCAACACGAACGCGTTCAACGGTACCGACGCAACCGTCGACATTGAGGTCGCAAAGAAGGCCACCACGCTCACGCTCGACGGCACCCCGCAAACCGGAACCGTCGGTGAGGAACTGAACCTGACCGCCACCGTCGGCGACAACATCCCCGGCTCGGTGCAGTTCTACGAAGTCGTCGACGGCACCCAAACCGAAATCGGCCTCCCCGCGGATGCACCCGCCGGCACCGCCACCGCGACGCACACGCCGACCAGCGACGGCAACAAGACCTACAAAGCCGTCTTCACACCCACCAACCAGGATGTTTACAACGGCGACGACGCAACCTGGACCGTCAACGTCGCCAAGAAGACCGTCGGTTTCACGCTCGAAGCGGAAAGCGACAAGTTCGCCGGCGACCAGATCACGGTTACAGCAACCGTTGACCCTGCCCTCGAAGGCACCGTCGAGTTCTTCGATAACGGGGTGTCGATTGGTACGGCGACCGTCGATAAGCAAACTGGCGTTGCCACCTTGACCGATACTTTCACCACCGGCAACCACCCGCTGTCCGCTGTGTTCACGCCGCAGGATTCGGCTACGTACAACAGCCCCTCGGCAAACACCAACCTCTACGTCAAGGAGCGCGGCCGCAAGGCCACCACAACGACGGTGACCGCGGACCCGAACCAGGTCACCCTCGGCCAGTCCACCACGCTCACCGCGAACGTCACCCCGGGTGTGCAGGGCCACGTGATCTTCTCCGACGAGGATGGCTCCCTGGGCTGGGCCCCAGTAAACAATGGCGCCGCTTCGTTCACTTACATGCCGAAGTCCGGCGGCACCAAGACGGTCACCGCCCAATTCGTCCCCACCGGCGGCGCCGTGGACACCCACAACGGATCGAACGGCTCAACCACCGTCACCGTCGACGCTTCTAACGTGCCCACGCAACAGACCACCATCGCCCTGATCGGCCCCGCGAAAGACTACGTCGGGGAGAACTTCACCCTCACCGCCATGGTCGCCCCAAGGGAGGCGAAGGGCACAATCACGCTTTACGACGGCCCCAACCAGGTAGACAGCCAATCCCTCAGCGATGGTCGCGCGAAATTCACCGTAAGCCGCAACAATCCGGGGTCCTACGAGTTCAAAGCCGTGTTCGTCCCTGAGCAGAACAGCCCGTACGCTACATCCGAAGACTCACACGCGGTCACCATCGACGAGAAACCTGTCACGACCACCACCGTCTCCACCACCACAACCGAGCCGACGACGGTCACCAACATCACCACCACAACCGAGCCGACGACGGTCCGTGAGACGGAAACCAAGACCGAAACCACGGTCACGACTGAGCCGACGACGCTTCGCGAGACCGAAACGAAGACCGAAACCACGGTCACGACCCAGCCGACCACGGTCATCAACACCACGACCACGACTGAGCCGACGACGGTCACCAACACCACGACCACGACGGAACCGACGACGCTTCGCGAGACGGAAACGAAGACCGAAACCACGGTCACGACCCAGCCGACCACGGTGACTAACACCACGACCACGACTGAGCCGACCACGATCCGCGAGACGGAAACCAAGACCGAAACCACGACCAACACCACGACCACGACTCAGCCGACCACGGTCACCAACACCACCACCACGACTGAGCCGACCACGATCCGCGAGACCGAAACCACGGTCACGACCCAGCCGACCACGGTCACCAACACCACCACCACGACTGAACCGACCACGGTCCGTGAGACGGAAACCAAGACCGAGACCACCACCACGACTCAGCCGACCACGGTCACCAACACCACGACCACGACTGAGCCGACGACGGTGACCAACACCACGACGGAAACCAAGACCGAAACCACGGTCACGACCCAGCCGACCACGGTGACTAACACCACCACCACGACTGAGCCGACGACGGTCCGTGAGACGGAGACGGAAACCAAGACCGAAACCACGGTCACGACTGAGCCGACGACGGTCCGTGAGACGGAAACCAAGACCAACACCACCACCACGACTCAGCCGACAACGGTGACCAACACCACGACGGAAACCAAGACCAACACCACCACCACGACCCAGCCGACCACGGTGACTAACACCACGACCACGACTGAGCCGACCACGATCCGCGAGACCGAAACGAAGACCGAAACCACGGTCACGACGGAACCGACGACGCTTCGCGAAACCGAGACCAAGACCGAAACCACGGTCACGACCCAGCCGACCACGGTCACCAACACCACGACCACGACTGAGCCGACCACGATCCGCGAGACGGAAACCAAGACCGAAACCACGACCAACACCACGACCACGACTCAGCCGACCACGGTGACTAACACCACGACCACGACTGAGCCGACGACGCTTCGTGAGACGGAAACCAAGACCAACACCACGACCACGACTGAGCCGACCACGATCCGCGAGACCGAGACGAAGACCGAAACCACGGTCACGACCCAGCCGACCACGGTGACTAACACCACGACCACGACTGAGCCGACCACGATCCGCGAGACCGAAACGAAGACCGAAACCACGGTCACGACGGAACCAACGACGCTTCGCGAAACCGAGACCAAGACCGAAACCACGGTCACGACCCAGCCGACCACGGTGACTAACACCACGACCACGACTGAGCCGACCACGATCCGCGAGACGGAAACCAAGACCGAAACCACGACCAACACCACGACCACGACCCAGCCGACCACGGTGACTAACACCACGACCACGACTCAGCCGACCACGGTCACCAACACCACGACCACGACTCAGCCGACCACGGTCACCAACACCACGACCTCGACTGAGCCGACGACGGTCCGTGAGACGGAAACCAAGACCAACACCACGACCACGACTGCGCCGACGACGGTGACCAACACCACCACCACGACTGAGCCAACCACGGTCACCAACACCACAACCACGACTCAGCCGACCACGGTGACTAACACCACGACCACGACTCAGCCGACGACGGTCCGTGAGACGGAGACGGAAACCAAGACCAACACCACCACCACGACTGAGCCGACGACGCTTCGCGAAACCGAGACCAAGACCGAGACCACGGTCACGACTGAGCCGACGACGATCCGCGAGACGGAAACCAAGACCGAGACCACGGTCACGACTGAGCCGACGACGGTCCGGGAGACGGAAACCAAGACCGAGACCACGGTCACGACTGAGCCGACGACGGTGAAGGAGACTGAGACAGTCAACAAGCCGACTACGGCGAAGGAAACGGTCCGGGAGACGGTGACGGAGACGGTGGCTCCGGTCGTCGATAAGCCTGCGGCTCCTGCGGTTGACGCGAGCGAGGTCAAGGAGACTGAGCTTGGCCGCATGATCACGCTTGTTGCGGGTACGGCGCCGGGTACAAAGGGGACGATGCACTTCGAGCTGATCGATGGAACGCCGCTGGGCGAGGCTGCGATCGGGGCGGATGGAACCGCGCGATTCACGCACACCTTCACTACGCCAGGTGTGTATGAGATCCACTCCTACGTCAAGAGCGCGAACGGCGTCAAGGGTGGCTACTCCGTACCGTTTACGGTGACGGTCGCAGAAAAGAACGTGGCACCGGGAACGTCGAGCGCTGGGGCGTCCAACGCATCGAGCACTGAATCGAAGACCGGGTCGAGCAACGACTCGAAGACTGGGTCGAGCCTGAGCGAAAATGGATCCAGCAAAACCGGGATTTACGCTGGTATTGGTGTTATTATCACGTTCTTGTTGGGAACGATTGGTTTGGTGGTTCTGAAGCACCCGGCGGTGCGGGACTTCTTTGCCAGCATCGGTATCCGTTATTAA